In Acidobacteriota bacterium, the following proteins share a genomic window:
- a CDS encoding ATP-binding protein, with product MPTARDATTSPGAGRRRKLPIGIQTFSEIRTGGYYYVDKTAGLRRLIDAGKHFFLSRPRRFGKSLLVDTLKQLFEGNRPLFEGLAIHDHWDWTVRHPVLRLDFSGGDFTAPDTLPAQVADQIAAAERRAGLAGAYASLPGRFAGLIEALHQQRGQRVVVLVDEYDKPILDALETPDTARANRNFLRGLYGTIKSSDAHVRFTLLTGVSRFSKVSLFSGLNNLIDVTLDPRHAALCGYTDADLDTVFAPELPGLDRDAIRDWYDGYRWVDGETVYNPFDILLLFDRREFGAYWFETGTPAFLIDTLVSRGVETFALDGLLGTDELLSSFDVDDVAPEALLFQTGYLTIREVERIDGTRYYRLGYPNREVRQSLNQGMLRHLVRGASRGAEPGPRLLALLRVNDFAGLEELFRAFFAGIPHQWHASNDIARYEGYYASVFYACLAALGLDVRVEDSTSRGRLDLAVAFNDQMYLFEFKVVERAAAGAALAQLRNKRYAEKYRGLGAPIHLIGVEFSQATRGLTAFDVATD from the coding sequence ATGCCGACCGCACGGGACGCGACCACCTCCCCGGGGGCAGGAAGGCGGCGCAAGCTGCCGATCGGGATCCAGACCTTCAGCGAGATTCGGACGGGCGGCTACTACTACGTGGACAAGACCGCCGGGCTGCGCCGTCTCATCGACGCGGGCAAGCACTTTTTCCTGTCGCGCCCCCGGCGCTTCGGGAAGAGCCTGCTGGTGGATACGCTGAAGCAGCTCTTCGAGGGCAACCGGCCGCTGTTCGAAGGATTGGCGATCCATGACCACTGGGACTGGACGGTGCGTCATCCGGTGCTGCGGCTCGACTTCAGCGGCGGCGACTTCACCGCGCCGGACACCCTGCCGGCGCAGGTCGCCGATCAGATCGCGGCCGCCGAACGGCGGGCCGGACTGGCCGGCGCCTACGCATCGCTACCAGGCCGATTCGCAGGACTGATCGAGGCGCTCCACCAGCAGCGCGGACAGCGGGTCGTGGTGCTGGTGGACGAGTACGACAAGCCGATCCTCGACGCGCTCGAGACGCCGGACACGGCCCGCGCCAACCGCAACTTTCTGCGCGGCCTGTACGGCACCATCAAGTCCAGCGACGCGCACGTCCGGTTCACGCTGCTGACCGGGGTGAGCAGGTTCTCGAAGGTCAGTCTGTTTTCCGGCCTAAACAACCTGATAGACGTCACGCTGGATCCGCGCCATGCCGCCCTCTGCGGCTATACCGACGCGGACCTGGACACGGTCTTCGCTCCCGAACTGCCCGGCCTCGATCGGGACGCGATCCGCGACTGGTACGACGGCTATCGGTGGGTGGACGGCGAGACGGTCTACAACCCGTTCGACATCCTGCTGCTCTTCGACCGGCGCGAGTTCGGCGCGTACTGGTTCGAGACGGGCACGCCGGCGTTCCTGATCGACACGCTGGTATCGCGCGGCGTAGAGACGTTCGCCCTCGACGGCCTGCTCGGCACGGACGAGCTGCTGTCGTCGTTCGACGTGGACGACGTGGCCCCGGAGGCGCTGTTGTTCCAGACCGGCTACCTGACGATTCGGGAGGTGGAACGGATCGACGGCACGCGGTACTACCGGCTGGGATATCCGAACCGCGAGGTCCGGCAGAGCCTGAACCAGGGCATGCTGCGGCATCTCGTTCGCGGGGCGTCACGCGGCGCGGAGCCGGGTCCGCGGCTGTTGGCGCTGCTCCGGGTCAACGACTTCGCCGGACTCGAAGAACTGTTCCGGGCCTTCTTCGCCGGCATCCCCCACCAGTGGCATGCGAGCAACGACATCGCGCGCTACGAGGGCTACTACGCGAGCGTGTTCTACGCCTGCCTCGCGGCCCTGGGTCTGGACGTGCGGGTGGAGGACAGCACCAGCCGGGGGCGTCTCGACCTGGCCGTGGCTTTCAACGACCAGATGTATCTGTTCGAATTCAAGGTGGTGGAGCGAGCCGCCGCAGGGGCGGCGTTGGCGCAGTTGCGCAACAAGCGCTATGCCGAGAAGTATCGGGGCCTGGGCGCGCCGATTCACCTGATCGGGGTGGAGTTCAGCCAGGCGACGCGGGGCCTGACCGCGTTCGACGTGGCGACCGACTGA